The Litorilinea aerophila genome includes a window with the following:
- a CDS encoding SDR family oxidoreductase translates to MRFAGQVALVTGAGSGIGKGAALLLAQEGARVAALGRTSSQLQEVVDEIQAAGGEAMAVRADVSQPDQMEAAVQQVGERWGRIDIVVANAGINGVWAPLEEITPEEWDQTLDINLKGTFLTVKYALPYLKKQGGSVVVVSSVNGTRMFSNTGATAYSCSKAAQVAFTKMVALELAPHKVRVNCICPGWIKTEISDNTYLRNVEKIRYPVEFPQGKIPLTHGAPGTVEQVAQLIAFLASDAASHITGTEMWIDGGQSLLQG, encoded by the coding sequence ATGCGATTTGCAGGTCAGGTGGCCCTGGTGACCGGGGCCGGTTCGGGTATCGGGAAGGGGGCGGCCCTGTTGCTGGCCCAGGAGGGGGCCCGGGTGGCTGCCCTGGGGCGCACGTCGTCCCAGTTGCAGGAAGTGGTGGACGAAATCCAGGCCGCCGGCGGTGAAGCCATGGCCGTCCGCGCCGATGTCTCCCAGCCGGATCAGATGGAAGCGGCCGTGCAGCAGGTGGGCGAGCGGTGGGGCCGCATTGACATCGTGGTAGCCAACGCGGGCATCAACGGCGTCTGGGCACCGCTGGAGGAGATCACGCCGGAAGAATGGGATCAGACCCTGGACATCAACCTCAAGGGCACCTTTTTGACGGTGAAGTACGCCCTGCCCTACCTGAAAAAGCAGGGCGGCTCGGTGGTGGTCGTCTCTTCGGTCAACGGCACCCGCATGTTCAGCAACACCGGGGCCACGGCCTACTCCTGTTCCAAGGCCGCGCAGGTGGCCTTCACCAAGATGGTGGCGCTGGAGCTGGCGCCCCACAAGGTGCGGGTCAACTGCATCTGCCCCGGCTGGATCAAGACCGAGATCAGCGACAACACCTACCTGCGCAACGTGGAGAAGATCCGCTATCCGGTAGAATTCCCCCAGGGCAAGATCCCCCTCACCCACGGCGCACCGGGCACGGTGGAGCAGGTGGCCCAGCTCATCGCTTTCCTGGCTTCCGACGCCGCCAGCCACATCACCGGCACCGAGATGTGGATCGACGGCGGCCAGTCCCTGTTGCAGGGCTAA
- a CDS encoding mandelate racemase/muconate lactonizing enzyme family protein codes for MKITRVTPMTMGTDWRNITFVKVETDEGLVGVADVRALNRTEAVVGYLKEAVPRYVLGNDPFNIEQIVHRMYLEDFGRAGEVVMSGIALIEIACWDIVGQALGQPVYRLLGGAVRDKIKAYANGWYTVERTPEEFHAAAKRVVERGYRALKFDPFGAGFYELEKEEKFKSIALVEAVRDAVGPDVDILIEMHGRFNPATAIDIARELERFKPGWYEEPVPPENLAALKKVSDAIAPLGVPIATGERIHTPFEYRELFELQAADIIQVDITHYGGILNTKKLAAWANAYYMLIAPHNVGGPASTAAALHLAACTTNFKIQEYFNDFAEAYVKEAATGLPEVVDGYFALPSGPGLGLTLNEDVIRAHPQRELHFNLFAEDWHKRRVAGDR; via the coding sequence ATGAAAATCACCCGTGTCACGCCCATGACCATGGGCACCGACTGGCGCAACATCACCTTTGTCAAAGTGGAGACGGACGAGGGGTTGGTTGGCGTGGCCGACGTGCGCGCGCTGAACCGCACCGAGGCCGTGGTGGGCTACCTCAAGGAAGCGGTGCCCCGCTATGTGCTGGGCAATGATCCCTTCAACATCGAGCAGATCGTCCACCGCATGTACCTGGAGGACTTCGGCCGCGCGGGCGAAGTCGTGATGAGCGGCATCGCCCTGATCGAGATCGCCTGCTGGGACATCGTGGGCCAGGCCCTGGGCCAGCCCGTCTATCGTCTGCTGGGCGGCGCGGTGCGGGACAAGATCAAGGCCTACGCCAACGGCTGGTACACGGTGGAACGGACGCCAGAGGAGTTCCACGCCGCGGCCAAACGCGTGGTGGAGCGAGGCTACCGGGCCCTGAAGTTCGATCCCTTCGGCGCCGGCTTCTACGAGCTGGAAAAGGAGGAGAAGTTCAAGTCCATCGCGCTGGTGGAGGCTGTGCGGGACGCGGTGGGGCCGGACGTGGACATCCTGATCGAGATGCACGGCCGCTTCAACCCGGCCACGGCCATCGACATTGCCCGGGAATTGGAGCGCTTCAAGCCGGGCTGGTACGAGGAGCCCGTGCCGCCGGAAAATCTGGCCGCGCTCAAGAAGGTCTCCGATGCCATCGCCCCCCTGGGGGTTCCCATCGCCACCGGTGAGCGCATCCACACCCCCTTCGAGTATCGGGAGCTCTTCGAGTTGCAGGCGGCCGACATCATCCAGGTGGACATCACCCACTACGGCGGCATCCTCAACACCAAGAAGCTGGCCGCCTGGGCCAACGCCTACTACATGCTCATCGCGCCCCACAACGTGGGCGGCCCGGCCTCCACGGCGGCTGCCCTCCACCTGGCGGCCTGTACCACCAACTTCAAGATCCAGGAGTATTTCAACGACTTTGCCGAGGCCTATGTGAAAGAGGCTGCCACCGGCCTGCCCGAGGTGGTGGACGGCTATTTCGCCCTGCCCAGTGGCCCAGGCCTGGGCCTCACCCTCAACGAAGATGTGATCCGGGCCCACCCCCAGCGGGAGCTCCATTTCAACCTCTTCGCCGAGGATTGGCACAAGCGTCGGGTCGCCGGAGACCGGTAA
- a CDS encoding family 43 glycosylhydrolase produces the protein MYHHPGEYVTDFCIVERRGLYHLFHIRGERWTWPLGYKELDLGHAVSKDLRTWHPREPVLPAGPPGSWDATGIWAPDIIQVGETYYMFYTGADEANNQAIGLATSTDLFTWEKYAGNPLVVPGPWSDRHVGHDVAGRDAMVFADTDRGRYLMYYTATLADGRACIALAQSQDLLHWEDLGPTYVEEDRSYDRLESAYLVPHGGRYYLFYSAKGGPKSKGFPPQAFAHFDIVYLVSDDPTGGWVKPANHELLTGWTCASEHPTFGDTTYMLYIIQEELGGIWGASTLSDPKRMVWQPDGTVRIHEYVPEGVAREALFTDRADGYTGWVRHGEGWQAWRANLMAASSPGEDSYLMNTLWGTDLALEAQVQAGPDGVASLLVRSNPSALAGYRISLDFGRGVVGFYRSFPGAPDQPLQERPVTLSGDAFHRLKVVVQGKFFEIYVDDALTIVRDEATYPEGCFGLHARGQARFQDVWAYRYVDAEGEDPTWHRRCTPRHLFPSQ, from the coding sequence GTGTATCACCATCCAGGCGAATATGTCACCGACTTCTGCATCGTGGAGCGCCGGGGGCTGTACCACCTGTTCCACATCCGCGGTGAGCGGTGGACATGGCCCCTGGGCTACAAAGAGCTGGACCTGGGCCATGCCGTCTCCAAGGATCTGCGGACCTGGCACCCCCGGGAGCCGGTGTTGCCCGCCGGTCCGCCCGGCTCGTGGGATGCCACCGGCATCTGGGCGCCGGACATCATCCAGGTGGGCGAAACCTACTACATGTTCTACACCGGCGCCGATGAGGCCAACAACCAGGCCATCGGCCTGGCCACGTCGACGGACCTCTTCACCTGGGAAAAGTACGCCGGCAACCCGTTGGTGGTGCCCGGCCCCTGGTCGGACCGCCACGTGGGCCACGATGTGGCCGGTCGGGACGCCATGGTCTTTGCCGACACCGACCGGGGGCGCTATCTGATGTACTACACCGCGACCCTGGCCGACGGGCGGGCTTGCATCGCCCTGGCCCAGTCCCAGGACCTGCTTCACTGGGAGGATCTGGGGCCGACCTACGTGGAGGAGGATCGCAGCTACGACCGCCTGGAGTCGGCCTACCTGGTGCCCCACGGGGGCCGCTATTACCTCTTCTACAGCGCCAAGGGCGGCCCCAAAAGCAAGGGTTTCCCGCCCCAGGCGTTCGCCCATTTCGACATCGTCTACCTGGTTTCCGACGATCCCACCGGTGGCTGGGTGAAGCCGGCCAACCATGAGCTCCTCACCGGCTGGACCTGCGCCAGCGAGCACCCCACCTTCGGCGACACCACCTACATGCTCTACATCATCCAGGAGGAGCTGGGCGGCATCTGGGGTGCCTCCACCCTGAGCGATCCCAAGCGCATGGTCTGGCAGCCGGACGGCACCGTGCGCATCCACGAGTATGTGCCCGAAGGGGTGGCCCGAGAAGCCCTCTTCACAGACCGGGCGGATGGCTACACCGGCTGGGTCCGCCATGGGGAGGGCTGGCAGGCGTGGCGCGCCAACCTGATGGCCGCTTCCTCCCCGGGAGAGGACAGCTACCTGATGAACACCCTGTGGGGTACCGACCTGGCCCTGGAGGCCCAGGTGCAGGCTGGGCCAGATGGCGTGGCCTCGCTGCTGGTGCGCAGCAACCCGTCCGCCCTGGCCGGCTATCGCATCAGCCTGGACTTCGGGCGGGGTGTGGTGGGCTTTTACCGAAGCTTTCCCGGGGCGCCGGACCAGCCCCTCCAGGAGCGGCCTGTGACCCTCTCCGGGGATGCCTTCCACCGGCTCAAAGTGGTGGTGCAGGGGAAATTCTTCGAGATCTACGTGGATGATGCCCTGACCATCGTCCGGGATGAAGCCACCTACCCGGAGGGCTGCTTCGGCCTGCACGCCCGGGGGCAAGCCCGGTTCCAGGATGTGTGGGCCTACCGCTACGTGGATGCCGAAGGGGAGGACCCCACCTGGCACCGGCGCTGTACCCCCCGCCACCTGTTCCCATCCCAGTAG
- a CDS encoding N-acyl-D-amino-acid deacylase family protein, translating into MSDFHVLIRGARVVDGTGNPWFYGDVALQDDRIAAITPPGQIPADSVAEVVDATGMVVCPGFIDILSHSILPLMIDGRCLSKITQGVTTEIMGEAWTPAPYGGKVDLKSLENNPFALQVPQWVERIPTWSHFRDWLEAMVEAGVSPNIGSFLGGGTLRRYAMGMEMGEPSAEELETMRRVAAAAMEEGAFGVSYALIYPPDAYAGTDELVEVCKVVGQYNGLYITHIRSEADGLLEGLEEALEIGQRADLPVQIYHLKAAGRRNWPKMPQVIERIEQARAAGQDVTADMYSYPAAGTGLTSTLPPWASAGGKLFDNLRDPEMRAKIRAEALHPSGGWEAMVDLCGPEGVMPIGFHKPENRQYVGKRLSEIAAMRGQEWVDAVMDLLLSEEQRISTIYFMMSEDNLRLQLRQPWIMIGTDAGGLDPAWAAPIGPYHPRAYGCYTRVLGKFVREEKVIGLEDAVRKMSWAVASRLGLRDRGRLHVGCYADVVIFDPATVADRATFEEPHQLSVGVRDVWVNGVRVLRDGTHTGATPGRIVEGPGRRA; encoded by the coding sequence ATGTCAGACTTTCATGTCTTGATTCGCGGCGCCCGGGTCGTGGACGGCACGGGCAACCCGTGGTTCTACGGCGACGTGGCCCTCCAGGACGACCGCATCGCCGCCATCACGCCGCCGGGCCAGATCCCTGCCGATAGCGTGGCCGAGGTAGTGGACGCCACGGGCATGGTCGTCTGCCCCGGCTTCATCGACATCCTCAGCCACTCCATCCTCCCCCTCATGATCGACGGCCGTTGCCTTTCCAAGATCACCCAGGGCGTGACCACCGAGATCATGGGTGAAGCCTGGACCCCGGCGCCCTATGGCGGCAAGGTGGACCTGAAGTCCCTGGAGAACAACCCCTTCGCCCTCCAGGTGCCCCAGTGGGTGGAGCGCATCCCCACCTGGAGCCACTTCCGGGACTGGCTGGAGGCCATGGTGGAAGCGGGCGTCAGCCCCAACATCGGCTCCTTCCTGGGCGGCGGGACGTTGCGCCGCTACGCCATGGGGATGGAGATGGGCGAACCGTCGGCCGAGGAGTTGGAGACCATGCGCCGGGTCGCGGCCGCGGCTATGGAGGAGGGAGCCTTTGGCGTCTCCTACGCCCTGATCTACCCACCCGACGCCTATGCCGGCACCGACGAGCTGGTGGAAGTGTGCAAGGTGGTGGGCCAGTACAACGGCCTCTACATCACCCACATCCGCTCCGAAGCGGACGGCCTGCTGGAGGGCCTGGAAGAGGCCCTGGAAATCGGCCAGCGGGCGGATCTCCCCGTCCAGATCTACCACCTCAAGGCCGCCGGTCGACGCAACTGGCCCAAGATGCCCCAGGTGATCGAGCGCATCGAACAGGCCCGGGCCGCAGGCCAGGACGTCACCGCGGACATGTACTCCTACCCCGCGGCGGGCACGGGCCTCACCTCCACCCTGCCGCCCTGGGCTTCCGCTGGCGGCAAGCTCTTCGACAACCTGCGGGACCCGGAAATGCGGGCCAAAATCCGGGCCGAGGCCCTGCACCCTTCGGGCGGCTGGGAGGCCATGGTGGACCTCTGCGGGCCGGAAGGGGTGATGCCCATCGGCTTCCACAAGCCGGAAAATCGTCAGTACGTGGGCAAGCGCCTCTCCGAGATCGCGGCCATGCGCGGCCAGGAGTGGGTGGATGCCGTCATGGACCTGCTGCTCTCCGAGGAACAGCGCATCAGCACCATCTACTTCATGATGAGTGAAGACAACCTGAGGCTCCAGCTCCGGCAGCCCTGGATCATGATCGGCACCGATGCCGGTGGCCTGGACCCGGCCTGGGCCGCGCCCATCGGCCCCTATCACCCCCGGGCCTACGGCTGCTACACCCGGGTGCTGGGGAAGTTTGTGCGGGAAGAGAAGGTCATCGGCCTGGAAGACGCGGTGCGCAAGATGAGCTGGGCGGTGGCATCCCGCCTGGGCCTGCGGGATCGGGGTCGGCTCCACGTGGGGTGCTACGCGGATGTGGTCATCTTCGACCCGGCCACCGTGGCCGACCGGGCCACCTTCGAGGAGCCCCATCAGCTCTCCGTGGGCGTGCGGGACGTGTGGGTCAACGGCGTCCGGGTGCTGCGGGATGGCACCCACACCGGCGCCACCCCCGGCCGCATTGTGGAAGGGCCAGGCCGCCGGGCATAG